TTATAGAAGTTATCTGCAATTCCATGATTTGGTGTAAACGGTCCATAATCACCATTTGCGTCTTTTGTCGATACCAAGAATTCGATGGATTTTACATCAAAAATCGAAGGTACATTATCAATGACTGTATATTCAAAAGTGTTGTCTGGTGTTGCAGGCATTTTAATATCAACAGCATACTCCCAAACTTCCCCTATACCAATCGGCAAGGTTTCCCCTGAGTAAGCTAATCTTTCAGTATTAGTTGTTGAACGAATTTGTTTTGAAATTGTAGGGGTTTCAGCCTTTATGTTGGTGGCTTCCACATCAGTTGCCGTAATGGTTCCACCGGTACCTGGAATCGTAAATTCACCAAAGATACCACTTTCTTTAGCGTAACCAATTGGAGCAGAGGTTTCGATTAAGTAGTAGGTTCCAGTATCTAAATTATCAATAATGGTCTTATTTGGCCCTGTTACTGTAACAGACTGTACTAATTCGTCCGGAGTATTCACTGTGTCTGGTTTTAAGGCTCCAGATTCGTAGGTATCTATTGCACCTACAACCTTGTAAAGGTTGAATCCGGCGGTTATCCCCTCTGGTAAGGGAACTCGATTTGTATTGTTTGTATCATCAGCAATAAACTTAGCCAGAGAAACCGAACCCTTACTTACTTGGATTTTCGTTTCGTTAGTAGTTTTTGGTGTTCCATTTACAGCAAAATCTGCCTTATTAGGAATAATACCGTCTGGATATTTCTTAAATACTTCTTCTAAGTCTACACCAACCTTGGCTTTGAATTCAAAAACTAAGGTCTTATCCTTCAGTTGGTCAATATTTTGTGTAATAGAATAGGTTATCTCACCATTTGAAATCCCGCCCACACCTTCAACTTTCGTATTCGGGTCTTCGGCCGTATATACCTTGAAAGTATTAGGGTCTGGTACTAATAGGGTGTCCATTTGGTCGAAGAAGGTAAGCTCTGTAAAGGCTTCTGTAGAGCCAATAGGGACTTGGACCTTATAGGTCACTTCCTCCTCAAGTTTAGAAAGTTTTAAAGCAGGATCTGCTGTTGTACCTTCATGTTTTTTGTATGTGTCGTCAGCTGCCGTTGAAACTTTTACAAGTTTTTCAGGCTGCGGGGTTTCAGGTTTAGTATTTTCCACATCAAAAGGAGAGGTAACTATTGCATCACCTGTGGCATTGTCTTTAATTGTTACTTTATTTTGCTTGTCAACTGTAAGGGTCCAAGTTTTATTTACAGGTAAATATCCGCTCGGAGCTCCTGTTTCCTTTATGGTGTAGGTACGGCCTGGGATTAGATTTTCAAATTTAACCAAACCGTCGCCCCCAGAAAGAGTTGTCGAAACTTCAACTCCAGGCTCACCACCTGTAATGTCTGTTAAGGTAAATTTTGCACCTGAAAGAGGTTTATTTTCTGTATCAGAAATCTTTTCCACTTTATTCAAGCTTACATTTGGCAATGGGATGATAGCCGTTACTTTATTAGATTCTTTGACATACTTATCATTAATCTTATAAGAAGATATGTTGTGAATCTGAAGGGTCTTACTTATATCATCATATTTTTTAGACAAGTCTGCATTGTCCTTTACCTTCACAGGAAACTCAACAAAGAGCTGTTTTTCCGATAAGGTTGAGAATATAGCAGGGTCTTCTATAGTTACAGACAAGGTATGGTTCCCGCTAGCTGAATTGTAATCAATTGATACAGCAGGTAAAGTTAAGTCAGTTCTATCACCTGTATTTGGATCAACATAGTAGACCTTGATGTTATCTCCGTCAGTCTTACCAATAGTTTCATCTAAGGTATCACTGATTACTAAGGTTTCATAGGTTGTGGTATCGAAAGGCATATCGAGACGAATACGGTAATTATAAGCTTCTTGGGCATTATCAAGAATAGCAGAATAATCAGACCAATATTCTCCTGCATTTGTCTTTTGAATTTGTTTAGCAATATTTGGCTCTTGGAAAACTGGTGGAACGGCACGTACTGTATTAGACATAGTTGCCTTGCCATCGATTAAGAGTTCGGAGGTATTCGGAATCCCCTTCATACCGGCCTGGTCGCCTCCAATAGGCTCACGCATCGCTTCTATCAGGGCATCGGACACACCCTCTTTGATTTTAACTTTAACGACTAAGACATAATCTTTGCCTACATAGCCTCCGTATGGGAAGGTCTGTGTTCCAATGGTTCCAGGTTTTTCAGGTAAGGTATAAGTGATAACATTGTCTGTACTTATTGTTACATTAGGAACATTTGTCAAGTCACCAGACTCACTCCCTTCACCCATTTCCGCTATTAATGTTTGAGTATTGTTTGGTGTTGCTCCTGAAATAGCATCGGCTTCAGCAGCAGTATTTCCCGCTATTAAAAACACATCCACAATATCAAGATTTGGATCAATCTTATCTTGAATGACAAGAGTATCTTTAGCATCTTGTAATTTATCAGTAAAAGTATACTTGGTATCAAAGTAGAAATAATCTCTTCTCTTCTTAAGTTCCTTGTAATTAGTCCCGCCTCTATCATAATCCTCTTTATCTTCAGTAATAATCTTATTTAAAGAGATTTCACAGTCGGTTTTTGTGTTAGTTGAAAGATAAGGTAGGTCTTCTCCTTCAATACTTCCAATAGCTACATCTTTTCCTTCAAAGGTCATGGTAAGATTAACGGGATTAAAGGTTTTATTTGTGTCTGTATATCCTTTATATTCAGACTCAGACATATGGTAGGTGATTTTATATGATCCCGGCTTCATATCTTCAAAGTCCAGATACAACTTTTGTGGATCAGTAACAGTTTGAGCACCTGGTTTGACAGTTACCCATCCCCCAGTTGCGGTTGCGTCTTTTCTTTGAAGGGTATAGTTGCTAGCATTAGTATCTACTCCCAGAGTACTTGCAATGGTTACATTGTCTAAAACAGATGCGGCTGCTTTTTTAAAGGCTTTAGTTAATCGAGAAGTAAAGTCCTGAATGTTGCTGGATGTAATAAAAAAGTCATTGTTGCCTCCTGCCATATCTAAAAGCGCAGCATCAATTTTTGGTTTCATATAAGTGTCGTATCCACTTCCATAACCACCATTAGTACCATCGATTCTACCTGAACTTGTTCTGTCTTCCCAGAAAGCCGACACAAAAGTGGCAGCAGATTGCCCTACTCCGCCTGTTGTTCTTATTCCTGATGCAAGTCGTTTTTGCGCATCAAGCATTACTTTATAGGCTTCTGTTCTTAGATAGTTTGGGTAATAGAATGCCCCATCAGGATTTTCTCGTTCGTCTGACCAAACATAAGAAAGATTCGCATCTCCGCCTTTATAAGTTGTGTAGTCAGTAAACCAGTAAGTTGTTCCGCCAGTTGGCACAGCATAATAACCGCTTCCTGATGGTCCTTGTGTGCCAACTGGGGTAGATGAATAAGTATATCCACTCGGTTTGTAGTATCCTGTATATGGCCCATAATAATATCCGTTGTAGATTTCATAATATCTGCCATATTTATAGTCAACATTATCATATCGAACATAATTTGTTCCCGGAATTACATTACCAGTAGCTCCTGGTTTGTATGCACTAGAGATATTCAATAGATTTTGGGATTCTGTCGGAAGGTTATTCCACTTAGCAGTATTTGCAGCACCATCGGTAATCAGTATATAAACTGTTTTTCTTTGTCGGTCATAAGTTGTAGTCCCATTTGTAACCTTATATGTTGCCTTATTATAATTTGCAGTATTGGGTGTGGCTGCCTCATATCTTTTTTTTGCCTCCACCATTCCATCCACTGTTGGTGTAGCACCAGCTACCTTTGTACTTGTATAATTCGTGGTTACCCAATCGGTAATCTCTTTGGCATTTGTAGAAAGACCAGTATCTTGAATCTTATAACCATAATCATAGTTTGAACCCGTGTTATAAGTTGCGGTCCCTGATCCAGAAATAAAGGCTCCTCCCTGACTTCCTTGATATGTCACAATCATAGCTCTGTCTTTGGGAGAACCGTCAATATCAGTCCCAAAGTTGAGAGAGTTCACCATATTTTTGATCTCGGTACCAACGGTCGCAATGGTCCCTTCAAAGGACCCAGAAAAGTCTTGAATAAAGACAACGTCCACATAGGTAGAGGGTTCCGGCCAGTCAAAGGTAATTTCACCAGTGATATTTCTCTTACATAGTTTATCGTAGCCCTCATCAAGTGAGACTTTATGGGTTACATTTTGGAAAGACCCATAGGTTTTTGGTCCTACTTTCACTGAAATAGGATTACCATCTTTATCTGTAGCCACCACTTCTACTTTATCTGTATTCTCAGTAATTCCATCAGCCAGAGGGCGTACAAGATTACGTAAATTATCTAGCAAGCCTCCTGAGTTTTCTGCTGCATGGGCTGTTTCCACAAATGCTGACTTAAGTCCTTCAATTGGAACACCTCCTAGTAGCAATATCATGGCTAGTATAAAAGACAATAGTCTTTTAAAAAGTTTCTTTTCCATTTTACTCTCCTTTTTTAATAATTTTTATGTGAATAGATGTGTTTTTGTTTTTAATTCTTTTTCGCTACATCTTCATTACAAAAAAGAAATTTTTATTTTTTGTGTTTAAGATCTCTCCATTACGGCTTCGCTTTCAGTCGAGATGACTATAAGTCTTCTATCTTTTCTATTGCTTGGATAACTAATCTTCTATTATTATCAAAACAAGTTGATAGGGTTAAAAGTTTTTTGTTTTCTATGTTTTCGTCTGATAGCTGTGTTTCTATCATGTTGTCATCTATATATTTACCTACAAATTCTATAAATTCCTGATTGTTATTAAAGTTTCTTTCCCTATATGGTTCTTCTGGGCTAGCATAAAAAACATTTTTAACTTCATAACTTTTAAAACCTCCTAACGTATACAAGTTTATTTCTTTATGACTTTCGTAAAATTCTTGG
The sequence above is a segment of the Peptoniphilaceae bacterium AMB_02 genome. Coding sequences within it:
- a CDS encoding SpaA isopeptide-forming pilin-related protein, with product MVATDKDGNPISVKVGPKTYGSFQNVTHKVSLDEGYDKLCKRNITGEITFDWPEPSTYVDVVFIQDFSGSFEGTIATVGTEIKNMVNSLNFGTDIDGSPKDRAMIVTYQGSQGGAFISGSGTATYNTGSNYDYGYKIQDTGLSTNAKEITDWVTTNYTSTKVAGATPTVDGMVEAKKRYEAATPNTANYNKATYKVTNGTTTYDRQRKTVYILITDGAANTAKWNNLPTESQNLLNISSAYKPGATGNVIPGTNYVRYDNVDYKYGRYYEIYNGYYYGPYTGYYKPSGYTYSSTPVGTQGPSGSGYYAVPTGGTTYWFTDYTTYKGGDANLSYVWSDERENPDGAFYYPNYLRTEAYKVMLDAQKRLASGIRTTGGVGQSAATFVSAFWEDRTSSGRIDGTNGGYGSGYDTYMKPKIDAALLDMAGGNNDFFITSSNIQDFTSRLTKAFKKAAASVLDNVTIASTLGVDTNASNYTLQRKDATATGGWVTVKPGAQTVTDPQKLYLDFEDMKPGSYKITYHMSESEYKGYTDTNKTFNPVNLTMTFEGKDVAIGSIEGEDLPYLSTNTKTDCEISLNKIITEDKEDYDRGGTNYKELKKRRDYFYFDTKYTFTDKLQDAKDTLVIQDKIDPNLDIVDVFLIAGNTAAEADAISGATPNNTQTLIAEMGEGSESGDLTNVPNVTISTDNVITYTLPEKPGTIGTQTFPYGGYVGKDYVLVVKVKIKEGVSDALIEAMREPIGGDQAGMKGIPNTSELLIDGKATMSNTVRAVPPVFQEPNIAKQIQKTNAGEYWSDYSAILDNAQEAYNYRIRLDMPFDTTTYETLVISDTLDETIGKTDGDNIKVYYVDPNTGDRTDLTLPAVSIDYNSASGNHTLSVTIEDPAIFSTLSEKQLFVEFPVKVKDNADLSKKYDDISKTLQIHNISSYKINDKYVKESNKVTAIIPLPNVSLNKVEKISDTENKPLSGAKFTLTDITGGEPGVEVSTTLSGGDGLVKFENLIPGRTYTIKETGAPSGYLPVNKTWTLTVDKQNKVTIKDNATGDAIVTSPFDVENTKPETPQPEKLVKVSTAADDTYKKHEGTTADPALKLSKLEEEVTYKVQVPIGSTEAFTELTFFDQMDTLLVPDPNTFKVYTAEDPNTKVEGVGGISNGEITYSITQNIDQLKDKTLVFEFKAKVGVDLEEVFKKYPDGIIPNKADFAVNGTPKTTNETKIQVSKGSVSLAKFIADDTNNTNRVPLPEGITAGFNLYKVVGAIDTYESGALKPDTVNTPDELVQSVTVTGPNKTIIDNLDTGTYYLIETSAPIGYAKESGIFGEFTIPGTGGTITATDVEATNIKAETPTISKQIRSTTNTERLAYSGETLPIGIGEVWEYAVDIKMPATPDNTFEYTVIDNVPSIFDVKSIEFLVSTKDANGDYGPFTPNHGIADNFYKPVGTPPNPNAIKLVVPANIDLSDFADAIIRIQVKTSVKPGTNLMEATYTDADGNIKYFMEPDGTIPNTATLSYGDHSENSTVRIKPTILRNLNFTKKLGLGILGGAEFALYKVNKADDGTTSVDINPALNPFTNQPYRASSNSVTGKISFANVPAGTYVLKETLRPAGTVPLYDYVEVIVSNDASLKDGDPGAVIFKTPDGNIITDTENLINNRPVQRGGSKTWTGDDDNSKDTRPQEITVRLFRKIGLNGIEEEVNSAKVTVDSTAYQNLPWSYLFKVDKFNKTLMQYAPSGEEYIYYVKEDPIPNYDLVPKQDNPVTTDVDESLSMDLENQLRFTPFAIIKKDGDTNQPIEGTTFTLWDKNNNVIGDYESDKNGFINFGELSNGTIYYISEKQTEVSEDYIVNSGTVQVNVEKDGAINLIPNRFNKAKVTDSTGTETGQEGYVFYNYKEPIPEKKLEEPMKL